TTAAGTCCTTGCCATGTGATTTTCCAGCACACTATGCAATTATTTGTacatcaaaaaataaactaataacaACCTTAAAAAGAAGCTTTTGagggatttaaaaaaatacatatgcATGTACTTAAttacttatattatatatgtgtattGGAATTTAAAGATAAACTTGATTTATGATGTAATTCTACGATTTGCAGGACAACACAACAATATGGCAATGAAAAAAGTCTGAAACAACTTTATAGacttcaaaggaaaaaaaaaaaaaaccaatatagTTGCAAGTATATAATACTGAATACAAGGAGTCAGACTAGATAGACTTTGGAGCTCATTTGGATTGGTTGGGAAATAGaagcatataaaaaatatgtcaGGGATGCTTCAGAAGGTATGGGACTTCAAAGTTTCTCAAGTACATTAAAAGtaagtccctttttttttcttttctaaaattgtaaaaatagtcTTCTTAGAAAAAAATGGACATTTTGATATTCTCCAGGACACATTTGAAGACCAAAACAGCTTTTACATATTGGCATGACAATTACACAATTGTACACATGCAAATAATTGACAAAGCCTAAGAACACGTTTACATTAAAGATAACTTGCAGGTATACATTTTCATCATCCaattcttttgttattttgttcaaTGGGTCCATGCATAACTCACCAATCAAAAAAGGATTATGAATTTGAGCCATAGCATTGATTAGCATTTGGAAGCTGAACATGAAAATCTTAAATAATAACAGAAatctctaatttttaattttgtaatctTGGTTTATGATGGAATCACTAAATccgaaaaagaaataatttaaagTTCACTCATCTCAAGACTTCAAGGGATGAGGGGATACAAAGGTTATTCATTTTAATGTGTAATGTTATGAGACATTGATACCTAGTCATATCCATTTTCTTTCAGAATTACCAAAATGAatcaatcttcttcttttgtaaaaaaacaaacaaaaataatttcacaaatttcccatctctattttttttcttttttttttttttgatcggatctctcttttttttttataagtaataaaaatatattaaaaagaagaggGGTGTCACCTGAGTATACAGGAAGTACACATCAAGGATAGAAACAAATCAAGTGCATAAAGTACAAGAGTCCATGAAATCATGGACTGAAGAAAAAGAACGAAAGCCTAACATTGTAACCCAATCCAAAAGAGTCTTAAGGAAGAAGAGTTTAAGATCTGAGACTGATCTCTCTAAATCCTCAAAATGCTGgttattcctctccctccaaatgcaccacatcaaacaatgggGCATAGCCATCCAAATAGCAGAATTCCAATGCCTCCCAAACTTTCCTTGCCAACAGCTCCACCACTGTTTTTGGCATAACCCAACGAATGCCAAACAGAGTAAACACCATAGACCATAAATCAAAAACAATAGAGCAATGGATGAGGAGGTGGTCAATTGATTCCCCATTTCttttacacatacaacaccaatccaaaatcaaaatttgccGTTTCCTAAGATTTTCAATAGTCAAAATATTCCCCAAAGCTgcaatccacacaaaaaaagcaACTCTAGAGGGGACCTTAGACTTCCAAACAGTCTTCCAAGGAAAAGACTGATCGAAACTTTTTGTCAGCACCTGGTAATAAGAACGAACAGCAAAACCTCTTCCCATAGCAAGTTTCCAACACATCTTATCATCCCTAACTCCTTTCAAAGAAGCTCCataaattctagaaattaaactGTAGAAGGATTCCAATTCCCAATCTTCGCTGTATCTTCTAAAAGTTAGATCCCAAAAAAGAACACCATTTGGGAACTTCATCAAATCAGCCACATAGGCCTCCTTATTTCGACTTAAAGAAAAAAGTCTTGGATAGAGCACACACAAAGAAGTGTCCCCACACCAAATATCCTGCCAAAATCTAACAGTAAATCCGGCCCCAACCTCAAATTGGATGTGACGAACAAAAGATGGCCAACCACGACTAATAAACTTCCACAAACTCACTCCATGAGGGCCAATAACAGGAAGAGAGCACCAACCTCCCCCTTCACAACCATATTTTGCCCCTATCACTCTCCTCCACAAGGCTTGTCGCTCATTCCCAAATCTCCATAACCATTTTCCAAACAAGGCTTTATTAAAACTTCCCAAATGATGcttcattttacttttttttttcttctatttacTGTAGGAATTCTGTAAAAAAGCATAAATAGACCAAAATCTAAATAAATTGACACTGACAAAAGTAAATTTCAATAGATCCTACCTCTGCAACATTGTGTCCATGACGCCTTTTATCGACAATGGCTAGAGGGGCATCAGATAACTTTTTGGCAAAAGCACGGGCTCTAGCTACACCGCCAACATCTGGTGAGACCACTACCAAATCATCAGAACATATATATTTGCTGGCGAGGTAGTCAAGTATCACAGGCTGGTGatgcaaaaagtaaaaaatattaccaattgattaattagtttataatgaaatattactaaaaaataaacGTTGGTTGTTTCTATAGGTCATGCATCAAGAATCAGTGAGACTGATGCAGCTGAGAGCAACAAAGAACTTAGGTATATCTAACATTGAAGAAGACTCGCACGGAGAAACAAAGCCCCCTAATTGGATGCTCATCTAGCAGACTCGTTATTTACAATACTCAAAAAAGCCAAAGGCATTTTTCTATGATAATCGAAAACCAACTGTCTTGAATGATTAAGCAATCTTCAGACTACAATAAGACAAACCCaatgagagttttttttaagttgtttttggatATTTACCCAGAATGTAAAAGACACTTATAGAAGAGAGTAATATAATTATTCTGTTTTAGCTTTTTCAGCAAAGCCAAATTCTATCTCAATTTGATTTTACTTCAGCTAGCTTTGTCAGAGACAAGAAATCCTTGTCAAACTCCAGCACCCTCGTATGTAAATACTAACATAGCAACAACCCCTATTGAATGGCTCATTATGAAGACTCTTAAGTTATTTATTGTACTCAAAAAAGCCAAAGGCATTTTTCTATGATGATCGTAAACCAACCGTCTTGAATGAATTCGCAATCTTCAGATTATATTAATACAAACccattgaaatttttaaaaaaaattttttggatatTTTCCCACAATGTAAAGACACTTATGGAAGAAAGGAATATAACATAAGTGttctgttttagtttttttagcaAAACCAAATTCTATCTCAATTCGATTCAACTTCAAGTAGCTTTGTCAGAGACAAGAAATCCTTGTCAAACTCTGGGGCCTTTGTATGTGGATATTAACATAGAAGAAATGCAAGTAGTGTACATTTCTTACCTGACCATACACGTGATCCACTGGAATATCAAAATAGCCCATGGACTGCCCTGAATGAAGATCACAAGCAAGAACACGGTTTGCACCTGCTTCCGTAATCAAATTTGCTACAAGTTTGGCTGCAATTGATTCACGCCCTTGAGTCTGAAAGatcaatattttgaaattatgagTAAAACAAACTTGAATTAGCAAAGACTTATCTTGAGTATCAATGTTGACTAGAACCACCAGCTCTGGAAGAATTCCTAAAAAATGCACATGCAGAAGCTAGTAATTATCTTAGGCTTTAAAAttcataacaatttttttcttttaaaagctTTCCTACTTGGTAGTAAATCTGTTATTCTTTATGCTTCagcattttattaaaattataatatgggAAATGGATacttaaaaagcaaaaaatacaCTGGCAATAAAGTAACATATACCACAGTGATTGATCACAAACTCAGAGAAGAAAACCCGATGAAGTTGATCACTTATCAATGATGTAGTATAAGGCCCTTACTCGAAGAAATGAACATAATGAAACCTGACCATACACATTATAGGATTTTAAGGCCATGATTTGCTATAGCAAAAAGGTAAGCTATTATGAACCCAAGAAGAGATGTACACTCATCTTGTTATCTAATTTAACAATTTGAACTAGGAATAGACAGAAGACCCATAAAAATACGTGTTTGCACATTTGATTTGACGCTAAACAAGATAAATTCCCTTTTTCAGATCCTTTGCTAATCATACAAAATTACCTTTCTATCAGCCCTGGCATATCCAAAATATGGAATCACTGCAGTAATATTTTTGGCTGAAGCCCTCCGACAAGCATCAATCATTATCAGAAGCTCCATAAGATTCTCATTTGCAGGAGGACACGTAGGTTGCACAAGATAAACATCACACCCTCTAACACTCTCTTGCAACTGAACATATATTTCGCCATCAGCAAAACGTTTAATCTTAATTCTTCCAAGCTCCAGACCCATGTAGCATGCTATTTCCTATTGAATATGTGATGATACATCAGAAATATGCACATAAGAATTTTCTATGTATAACACTAAAAGAAgtacaataaaaatatgaagCAAAACACCAAAATCAGTCATATCATTAAGAATAAGGTGCACATGACATATACAATTCAAACAAAATTGTATTGtgtaaaaaagagagatttgtCACCATTTGATCTGTTGTAGTCATAATGTTAATGACAATGCTAAAGATTTACATAATACATGCTATTAGAGTTTGGATGATGATTGAAAGATTCAACAACAATGGCAGCTGCAACAATTGACATTAAGGgaaaataaggagagagagagagagagaatgaaatccACTAATCTTGCTCTCATTTTTTCCAATACACAAAAGCCTTAACTCGCCAAAAAAAAGTCTCTTCCACCGACCCTTAAACCCAAGATGCAACCCACAAACTATTAACCCTTGGGACAATCAAACATAACACACAAAGGTACCAAGGAAATGCAAAACCATAAGAGAAACTTCTTTTGAAATAGTGCTGTAGAGGTCTCAAACCACCCAATTGCCCAATTGATTTTTACCAATCTTGTTCTGAAACCAAAAACAAAGCACGCAATTCACTTCTTAAAATCAACTTCAACCTTCACATCACTCATTTAACAATTCCATTCGATAACCTCTAATTACATCCTAGTTTCCTTCTTAACATCATAAATACTTCTTTTATAATTCTCGCACGCGCTGAGCTCAATTCTTATGCTCACTAAAACATTTTAACACCGCTGTTTTTATTTCATTACATTGTAACCCGAAGTTAAAACCACGATTCTATTGATTTCACCAATCACTTCCTAATATCAACTTCAACCTTCACATCACTCATTTAACAATTCCATTTGCTACTTCTTTTAATTCTCGCACGCGCTGAGCTTAATTCTCATGTtcaataaaacttttaaaaccACGATTCTATTGATTTTTATCCATCACTCCCTAATTATCAACTTCAACCACCCTTCCACATCACTCATTTAATTCTCGAGCTCAATTCTTAGGTTCGATAAAACATTTTAATCACATAAATACTGCATATactaaacaaaaatgaatatTGACCTGAGAGAGAGCGGGATTGGCGGTGCCGGAAAATATACGGAGCCTAGTGTCGTGTGCATTCTCCGAATACGGTGCGTTTGAAATGGAAGGcgttgttgctgttgctgttatTGCTTGGTCAGTGGTAGTGCTGCTACTGAGATTTGGAGCGTACGGCTTTCCGTTCTCGAACTTCAACGGCTCCACCAAATTACATCTctgaaatatgaaaattttcaaagagGAACTGAGAGTGTgtgtaatttataaataaataaatgaataaataggTTAGAGGCGGGAAGAGAGCTGCTTTGCTTACGACGCCGTTTTGGGAGGCAGGGATTCGAGAGCTTGGGaagaaattcaatttcaaataggAACGAGAAGTGAGAGGTGATGATGAGCAATAAGAGTGATGAAGCAGAGatgacatttttctttttctttcttttcagttATTGCTAAGAAGgaatgggttttttttatagtgtgattgaaaattttggagaggttgattttttttggtttggcttGGTAGGTAAGTGGGGGTTTGTGAAATTGTGAgcttaataagtttttttttttattggagaaaAAATGAAGTTTGACTCTTGAGAGTACAGggtttaaagttttaaacaagTGAGCCTCatccattcatttttttttttttttttactctatttatactttttttcctattttggttTAATGGTTATACTGTTATATAgttattaatagtttttttctttttgataagtagttatTAATGGATTTCAATTTCATGGaggacttttcttttttggtatcGTAGGGGGTTAGATTTGGCGGATTGAAAGACTCGAGTTATACCGACCTTTAcactttgactttttgttttgtttttttttttatttgataggcTAGTTACACACTTATTACACTTTTACTTATATAGTCATCTAAAGtattcttttgattttcaaattttataaaaattaaaaaaaaaaaaaaaaactataagagtattcttttttttcttttttttgtaggCCATTTTGAATGTGTACCATATTGTAAATCCATCAAAAATCTCCTTCCAATATTGAGAGCTTAATAccgattttaattttttaagtatttttttacactttctcccactttttctttttattattatttttttctttctgcaaGAAACTTTTTATCATAGAACAGAgacaattttttctctttttagggctccttaaaaaaaaaaatcttatatttctCACTCATTTTTTCAAGGTAAATAAttgcttctttccttttcttttttcttttctaaaaaatcaAGTTCCCAAGAAATCATCTTTGTTagtaaaaatagatttttaatgcaacaagttattctttaaaaagaatCTCTTAACTGTCAAAGACCTTGTACCTAAATTAGCATCTCCACATGTACAAAGTACTTAGAGATTTAAGAAGGAAATGGTTCGAGTTTCGGGATTAGCAGTATGTTGTATTTATCTCTTAACCAGTCTAGCCTTATAGATCTAGGATCAAGATTTTCTAAAGTTTTTTAGTGTACTCTATCATGTAGAGTTTTTTAGGTTctcacatttattttataataaagataaataaagagtgaattacattttctttctttctttcttttagttatgaaaattgaaaagagatcaaaagaagaataaatttattatataggAGTAATTCAAGGGTAAGGATAAgggttcaaaaaaattagaaatgagTTGGTTCGATTTTAAAGAGTAAAATCTCCTTTCTCGAACATTATTTTATGCCCCTCAACAAGAGTCACCCATGAGTCATGACCCATGTACTCGAATTTGGCTTTCCTCCAACCAAACCTATGAGGCTagttgaagaaattttttgccCTCATCCAATATAGTGGAGCTTTTGAACGGTGGATTCCGGCATATGCTCGTCGTTCTTTATGATAAAGGAAAGCCATATAAAGACAACCAAACCTATCAGAATTTTTTCGAATACATGAATATGATGCTACACAGTGAATACCTAATATTAGTATATTTACTATTTGACCCAAGAACAATGCCGGCCCTTGACATTTTGGAGCCTTAGGTGAGAATTAAAaaagagcattttttttttatatttatgtattaattaaattaatatttatttaatatttttatattataatatatttcatttaaaatctatttttcttgactTTTGAGATacaaattgactaattaaatttttgtattcaagttcttATAACATTTCATTTTCAATCGATAGTATAGCTAATTCATTTAATCTTTCTTAAGACATTGTTGATCttagatataattttattaattttaattttgataaatttcttTCTGCAGAAGCAACTATAACAAGTATTGTGAATAAAATTCTATAAGCAATACATGTATTTGGAAATGAAtttaatcttcttcttttttatataatttagtatgtcAATTGgaatatattcttttatttgtaaaatttcttttaaaacttttaactctgaaaaaaaaatctaaaccatcaatatcataataaatatcatgtttgagaaaaaattcaagtttaaGACAGTATTTTTGCAAACTATCATCATCTagctctgagagagagagatatggagagcaagagtgagagagagaaaagtaaattttagggatttgagatttttgatttgtttttatttgagatTATTTTGTGGGTAATTTTTTAGACCGGATTTGCATTGTatccaattgattttttatttgtctaaaggttaatgataatttttttgggataattgattttgtttagacTCAAGAATTTTTTGGGGTAACAATGTTTACAAGGATGTtccaaattttttgttctttggtcATAAGGATGTATAAGATTTTTTAGAGTTTcatctaaaactaaaattttttatattttttttttctactaccccttctttttcaaaattttggagtcCCCTTCCACATGGGGCTTTAGGCGATGGCCTAATTGACTCAGTGGAAGGGCCGGCCCTGCCCAAGAACCAACGCCATTTCTCCGAAAACTGAAAACCAACAATGATGTTTATGTGGGTTTACCAAACACTTTATAATAATTGTAGAATTTGTCCTGTATCTATTTTGGTTGTAGTCCTGCATGTTGGTAGAATAAGAATAGTATACAACTAATACATGCCATGTTATCTTcactaattcaatttatttataataaaaaaaaaaataccatgttATCCTTGTACTTGCATTGCAACACATGTAAAGGTCTTTATGccttaaaaatattaatgaaagaAGACTTTGAGCTTTCACGTCAGTTCGTTGTTGATCCGTGCTTACacggttttttttctttataattattattattttttttggataacatAGGAGAACTTCACTCAGATTAGTTGCACGTCGCAGAGCATACTGTACAACAATTCTCACTGTTAATCAAACTCTTACAGACAACTAACCCCACCTACCAAAACCAGTTTTGGGTAATCTAGGGGCTTTTCACCCCTGACAGGCTAAGCAGTTTATACTCATGCCTAGGAGAcataaattttaagttaaaCTTGTTCAATGCACGTGCATATATAATATATCCTATTTGGTTtagtctcaattttttttttttttttgagttgtgtatatattaaaaagggataattacacataacccacctatggtttgggcgaaaatcactttgcccacccgtggtttgaaaagtatcacttaacccacctgaggtgtgtttccgtcactctccgtaacccacctcagTCTCTACagttacaaaaacaccttttaaccccaaaacagaacataacgcgaatcaaaacccccaaaactcaaacacttttCGAGAGAGAGACCCGGGGTGCGATCAGcttgttcttcgtggtttggagcgtgtggagagggagaaaacacttgttttgcatcATCGAACCTAGGCAAGGTATGTGTGACTGCTGTTCATCTGCATTTGGGTCTGTTCTTGATTTAGGATTTCAGATTTTGTTCAAGTGTGAACTTACTGTGTGAAAGTCTAAATTTGTACTTTTCAGGAATCGTGTTATGTTGATATGTCTTCATCAAGTGGTAATTTCTTGGGTTCATATGGATATATGTGCAATGAGCAGACTTGTGTTTTGAGAACAAGTTTGAGTTTGTACAATTTTGGAAGGAGGTTCTTAAGTTGTAGCCATTATAAGGTTGGTCCTAAGtgtcctttctttgtttggattgataaCCCAACCTGTCCTCGTGGGAATGAAATTGCACCTTTGGCTCTAGAGAAGATGTCTAGGCTTTAGACTGCTCTCCAACTTGCAAATGAGAGGGAAAGGACAGCTCTGGAAACGGCAGAAGAAGCTAGGCAAATGGCAAAAAAGGCTCTTGAAGAGAAAGCCAAAGccaaggagagggagagaaaggctcGAGCTGTCTGTGCAAAAGCTAAGGAAAAAGCCATTCTTGCTGAAAAGAAGCAAAGAATGTGGAagtctgcatgcattttgtcatggatctttttgttattgttatgttgttgtgttttggctCAATTGAGTTCTCTGGAGTGAAGAGACCTAGATTGTTGCCCCTGAAGTAGTTAATTGGTTAGTAGAGATAGTTATAGCAATGGTGTTAATGAATTTGCATTGTAATAGCACTAGCCTACTGATGTAATGTTTTGATGTgtcaatgaatgaagaattggTCAATTATTGAGTATTTTGTGCATATCATAACAACCATTCATGCTTACCAGAAGTAATGGTCAATTATCAATTTGGctgtgcataccataacaactattccacaataaaaattttcatacaCTATATTACATATCATAGCTCCAGACCCATGTAGCATGCTATTTCCTATCAAATATGTGATGATACATCAGAAATATGTACAAAAGAATTTTCTAcacataaaactaaaagaagttcaataaaaatatgaagtaaaaaaataaaattagtcaTATCATTAAGAATAAGCTGCACATGACACATTCAATTCAAACGAAATTTTATTGTGCAAAAACAGAGAGAGTAGTCACCATTTAATCTGTTGTACTCATAATATTAGGGACGGTGCTAAAGATTTACATGGTAAACGCTATTAGAGTTTGGATGATGATTGAAAGATTCAACAACAATGGAAGCTGCAACAAGTGACATCAAGTGAacataaggagagagagagagagagtgaaataGTATGAAATCCACTAATATTGTTCTCATTTTTGCCAATACACACCATAAAGCCTTAActcataaaaaacaaaaaatctcttCCAACCCTTAAACCCAACTACCCAAGACGCGACCCACAAACTATTAACCCTTGGAACAATCAAACATAACACACAAAGGTACCAAGGAAATGCAAAACCATAAGAGAAACTTCTTTTGAAATAGTGCTGTAGAGGTCTCAAACCACCCAATTGCCCAATTGATTTTTACCAATCTTGTTCTGAAACCAAAAACAAAGCACGCAATTCACTTCTTAAAATCAACTTCAACCTTCACATCACTCATTTAACAATTCCATTCGATAACCTCTAATTACATCCTAGTTTCCTTCTTAACATCATAAATACTTCTTTTATAATTCTCGCACGCGCTGAGCTCAATTCTTACGCTCACTAAAACATTTTAACACCGCTGTTTTTATTTCATTACATTGTAACCCGAAGTTAAAACCACGATTCTATTGATTTTTACCGATCACTTCTTGATATCAACTTTAACCTTTCACATCACTCGTTTAACAACTCCATTCGGTAACCACTAACTACATCCTAGTTTCCTTCTAACATCATAACTTCTTTTTAATTCTCACACGCGCTGAACTCAAGTCTTACGTTCactaaaacattttaaacacCGCTGTTTTTATTTCATTACATTGTAACCCCAAATTTAAAACCACGATTCTATTGATTTTACCAATCTCTTCCTAACATCAACTTCAACCTTCCACATCACTCATTTAACAACTCCATTTAGTATCACCTAGCATAACCATCTTCTTTTAATTCTCGCACGTGCTGAGCTCAATTCTCATTCTCATGTTCACTAAAACATTTTAAACGCCGCTTTCATCACATTATAACCCCCAAAGTTAGAACCACGATTCTATTGATTTTTACTAATCACTTCCTAATTATCAACTTCAACCCTTCCACATCACTCATTCAATTCTCGAGCTCAATTCTTATGTTCACTAAAACATTGTAATCGCATAAATACTGCATATACTAAAAAGATGAGTGcaacaaaaaatgaatattgACCTGAGAGAGAGCGGGATTGGCGGTGCCGGAAAATATACGTAGCCTGGTGTCGTGTGCACTCTCCGAATACGGTGCGTTTGAAATGGAAGGCGTTGT
This genomic stretch from Quercus robur chromosome 4, dhQueRobu3.1, whole genome shotgun sequence harbors:
- the LOC126723382 gene encoding ribose-phosphate pyrophosphokinase 1 isoform X1, with the translated sequence MSSLFHHSYCSSSPLTSRSYLKLNFFPSSRIPASQNGVRCNLVEPLKFENGKPYAPNLSSSTTTDQAITATATTPSISNAPYSENAHDTRLRIFSGTANPALSQEIACYMGLELGRIKIKRFADGEIYVQLQESVRGCDVYLVQPTCPPANENLMELLIMIDACRRASAKNITAVIPYFGYARADRKTQGRESIAAKLVANLITEAGANRVLACDLHSGQSMGYFDIPVDHVYGQPVILDYLASKYICSDDLVVVSPDVGGVARARAFAKKLSDAPLAIVDKRRHGHNVAEVMNLIGDVKGKVAVMVDDMIDTAGTISKGAALLHQEGAREVYACSTHAVFSPPAIERLSSGLFQEVIITNTIPVSEQNYFPQLTILSVANLLGETIWRVHDDCSGGFEPYSSLGID
- the LOC126723382 gene encoding ribose-phosphate pyrophosphokinase 1 isoform X2, producing MSSLLHHSYCSSSPLTSRSYLKLNFFPSSRIPASQNGVRCNLVEPLKFENGKPYAPNLSSSTTTDQAITATATTPSISNAPYSENAHDTRLRIFSGTANPALSQEIACYMGLELGRIKIKRFADGEIYVQLQESVRGCDVYLVQPTCPPANENLMELLIMIDACRRASAKNITAVIPYFGYARADRKTQGRESIAAKLVANLITEAGANRVLACDLHSGQSMGYFDIPVDHVYGQPVILDYLASKYICSDDLVVVSPDVGGVARARAFAKKLSDAPLAIVDKRRHGHNVAEVMNLIGDVKGKVAVMVDDMIDTAGTISKGAALLHQEGAREVYACSTHAVFSPPAIERLSSGLFQEVIITNTIPVSEQNYFPQLTILSVANLLGETIWRVHDDCSGGFEPYSSLGID
- the LOC126723382 gene encoding ribose-phosphate pyrophosphokinase 1 isoform X3, translating into MSSLFHHSYCSSSPLTSRSYLKLNFFPSSRIPASQNGVRCNLVEPLKFENGKPYAPNLSSSTTTDQAITATATTPSISNAPYSENAHDTRLRIFSGTANPALSQEIACYMGLELGRIKIKRFADGEIYVQLQESVRGCDVYLVQPTCPPANENLMELLIMIDACRRASAKNITAVIPYFGYARADRKTQGRESIAAKLVANLITEAGANRVLACDLHSGQSMGYFDIPVDHVYGQPVILDYLASKYICSDDLVVVSPDVGGVARARAFAKKLSDAPLAIVDKRRHGHNVAEVMNLIGDVKGKVAVMVDDMIDTAGTISKGAALLHQEGAREVYACSTHAVFSPPAIERLSSGLFQEVIITNTIPVSEQNYFPQLTILSVANLLGETIWRVHDDCSGGFEPYSSLGID
- the LOC126723382 gene encoding ribose-phosphate pyrophosphokinase 1 isoform X5; the encoded protein is MSSLFHHSYCSSSPLTSRSYLKLNFFPSSRIPASQNGVRCNLVEPLKFENGKPYTPYLSSSTTTDQATATTPSISNAPYSESAHDTRLRIFSGTANPALSQEIACYMGLELGRIKIKRFADGEIYVQLQESVRGCDVYLVQPTCPPANENLMELLIMIDACRRASAKNITAVIPYFGYARADRKTQGRESIAAKLVANLITEAGANRVLACDLHSGQSMGYFDIPVDHVYGQPVILDYLASKYICSDDLVVVSPDVGGVARARAFAKKLSDAPLAIVDKRRHGHNVAEVMNLIGDVKGKVAVMVDDMIDTAGTISKGAALLHQEGAREVYACSTHAVFSPPAIERLSSGLFQEVIITNTIPVSEQNYFPQLTILSVANLLGETIWRVHDDCSGGFEPYSSLGID
- the LOC126723382 gene encoding ribose-phosphate pyrophosphokinase 1 isoform X4; translation: MSSLFHHSYCSSSPLTSRSYLKLNFFPSSRIPASQNGVRCNLVEPLKFENGKPYTPYLSSSTTTDQATTATTPSISNAPYSENAHDTRLRIFSGTANPALSQEIACYMGLELGRIKIKRFADGEIYVQLQESVRGCDVYLVQPTCPPANENLMELLIMIDACRRASAKNITAVIPYFGYARADRKTQGRESIAAKLVANLITEAGANRVLACDLHSGQSMGYFDIPVDHVYGQPVILDYLASKYICSDDLVVVSPDVGGVARARAFAKKLSDAPLAIVDKRRHGHNVAEVMNLIGDVKGKVAVMVDDMIDTAGTISKGAALLHQEGAREVYACSTHAVFSPPAIERLSSGLFQEVIITNTIPVSEQNYFPQLTILSVANLLGETIWRVHDDCSGGFEPYSSLGID
- the LOC126723382 gene encoding ribose-phosphate pyrophosphokinase 1, chloroplastic isoform X6, which translates into the protein MSSLLHHSYCSSSPLTSRSYLKLNFFPSSRIPASQNGVRCNLVEPLKFENGKPYAPNLSSSTTTDQAITATATTPSISNAPYSENAHDTRLRIFSGTANPALSQEIACYMGLELGRIKIKRFADGEIYVQLQESVRGCDVYLVQPTCPPANENLMELLIMIDACRRASAKNITAVIPYFGYARADRKTQGRESIAAKLVANLITEAGANRVLACDLHSGQSMGYFDIPVDHVYGQVMNLIGDVKGKVAVMVDDMIDTAGTISKGAALLHQEGAREVYACSTHAVFSPPAIERLSSGLFQEVIITNTIPVSEQNYFPQLTILSVANLLGETIWRVHDDCSGGFEPYSSLGID